In one window of Tellurirhabdus rosea DNA:
- a CDS encoding zinc-dependent metalloprotease, with translation MKHILPLFWLCWFAHSSFAQPADAPKTISSFTTGMEKQPGFLPFYWDVKRGKIYLEIDRFDTELLYYPSLAQGVGSNDIGLDRGRLGQEHVIKFQRIGTKVLMLEPNYQYRAITNDPLERRAVEESFAQSVHHGFEILAEEQNRVLVDLTPFLLQDAVGAAQDIARSRQGSYRFDASRSALYIPHTKNFPQNTEFEVTVTLTGDSPGAYLRQVVPTPTAVTMRQHHSFVELPPLDGGFKPREFDPRVGYNGIEYFDYATPVSQPITKRYIARHRLQKKDPKAAVSEAVKPIVYYLDPGTPEPIRTALLEGTAWWNQAYEAAGYRNAFQVKLLPAEADPMDVRYNVIQWVHRSTRGWSYGASVIDPRTGEILKGKVTLGSLRVRQDYLIAQGLVGNFETDTSGLNTMMQMSLNRLRQLAAHEVGHTLGLPHNYIASTQKRASVMDYPHMVARLKGASIDLSDAYTLGIGEYDKWSIVWGYQDFPAGTNEKAELAKIVQQMHAQGLSFLTDQDARPEGSVHPATHLWDNGANAVDELNRVAEVRKVALANFTEKKIPANMPLATLEEVLVPMYMFHRYQVEAAAKVIGGMEYTNALRGDGQPILSPVRPEEQRRAFQALLTTLKPEFLAVPTQILRLIPPRPYRFEPNPREVFKRRTGLAFDPLGPPEAAAGMTLRFLLNPERLARLSRSAYAPGNSAFGLEQMLQALTEEVFGNRGAYRTGQEQRSYGADIRRMVQQKLLEQYIQLAADKTVDGAVRSAANDAIMNIKRSYTQLVVGKPMASSVGQAPDFLYWLISQYEQNPDNLPVGSIQAPPDGAPIDPGQEWLEPDCEWVR, from the coding sequence ATGAAACACATTTTACCCCTCTTCTGGTTATGCTGGTTTGCGCATTCTTCTTTTGCCCAACCGGCTGACGCGCCCAAAACCATTTCCTCCTTTACGACCGGCATGGAAAAACAGCCGGGATTTCTGCCCTTCTACTGGGATGTCAAAAGAGGCAAGATTTACCTCGAAATCGACCGGTTCGATACCGAACTGCTCTACTACCCGTCGCTGGCGCAGGGGGTCGGCTCCAACGACATCGGCCTCGACCGCGGGCGACTAGGGCAGGAGCACGTCATCAAATTCCAGCGAATCGGAACGAAAGTGCTCATGCTGGAGCCTAATTACCAGTACCGGGCAATCACGAACGACCCGCTGGAACGGCGGGCGGTCGAGGAGTCGTTTGCCCAGTCGGTGCACCACGGCTTCGAGATTCTGGCCGAGGAGCAAAACCGGGTGCTGGTCGATCTGACGCCTTTTCTGCTTCAGGATGCCGTCGGGGCGGCCCAGGATATTGCCCGGAGCCGGCAGGGGTCGTACCGGTTCGATGCCTCCCGCTCTGCCCTGTATATTCCGCATACCAAGAATTTTCCCCAAAATACGGAGTTTGAAGTCACCGTGACCCTGACCGGCGACTCGCCCGGCGCGTATCTGCGGCAGGTCGTGCCCACGCCCACGGCCGTGACCATGCGGCAGCATCATTCGTTTGTCGAACTGCCCCCGCTCGACGGCGGCTTCAAACCCCGCGAGTTCGATCCCCGCGTTGGGTACAACGGCATTGAGTATTTCGATTACGCGACGCCTGTCAGCCAGCCGATTACCAAACGGTACATTGCCCGGCACCGGCTCCAGAAGAAAGACCCGAAGGCGGCCGTCAGTGAGGCCGTCAAGCCGATTGTGTATTACCTGGACCCCGGCACGCCCGAGCCCATCCGGACGGCCCTGCTCGAAGGAACGGCCTGGTGGAATCAGGCGTACGAAGCGGCAGGCTACCGCAATGCGTTTCAGGTCAAGCTGCTACCCGCCGAGGCCGACCCGATGGATGTCCGGTATAATGTCATCCAGTGGGTGCACCGCTCGACGCGCGGCTGGTCGTACGGCGCGAGCGTTATCGACCCCCGGACGGGCGAAATCCTGAAAGGAAAGGTGACGCTCGGCTCCCTCCGCGTCCGGCAGGATTACCTGATTGCGCAGGGGCTAGTCGGTAATTTTGAAACCGACACTTCCGGCCTGAATACGATGATGCAGATGTCGCTCAACCGCCTCCGGCAACTGGCGGCCCACGAGGTCGGCCATACGCTGGGTCTGCCGCACAACTACATTGCCAGCACCCAGAAGCGGGCTTCGGTCATGGATTACCCGCACATGGTCGCCCGGCTGAAAGGCGCTTCCATCGACCTGTCCGACGCCTACACCCTCGGAATCGGGGAGTACGACAAATGGAGCATTGTCTGGGGCTACCAGGATTTTCCGGCCGGAACAAACGAGAAAGCCGAACTGGCGAAAATTGTTCAGCAGATGCACGCCCAGGGACTTAGCTTCCTGACCGATCAGGATGCCCGGCCCGAAGGCAGCGTTCACCCGGCTACCCACCTCTGGGACAACGGGGCCAATGCGGTGGACGAACTGAACCGAGTTGCCGAGGTGCGCAAGGTGGCCCTGGCTAATTTTACCGAAAAGAAAATCCCGGCCAACATGCCGCTGGCGACGCTGGAGGAAGTCCTCGTGCCGATGTACATGTTTCACCGGTACCAGGTGGAGGCGGCGGCCAAAGTCATCGGGGGCATGGAGTACACCAACGCCCTGCGTGGCGACGGCCAGCCGATTCTGTCTCCGGTACGGCCGGAAGAGCAGCGGCGGGCATTTCAGGCCCTGCTGACGACGCTGAAGCCCGAGTTCCTGGCCGTTCCGACCCAGATTCTGCGGCTGATTCCGCCACGCCCGTACCGCTTCGAACCCAACCCGCGTGAGGTATTCAAGCGGCGGACGGGGCTGGCCTTCGATCCGCTGGGGCCGCCCGAAGCCGCCGCGGGCATGACGCTGCGCTTCCTGCTCAACCCCGAACGGCTCGCGCGGCTTTCCCGCTCGGCCTACGCGCCGGGCAATAGCGCCTTTGGACTGGAGCAGATGCTACAGGCTTTGACGGAGGAGGTCTTCGGCAACCGCGGCGCTTACCGCACCGGGCAGGAACAGAGGTCGTACGGAGCCGATATTCGCCGGATGGTGCAGCAAAAGTTGCTGGAGCAATACATCCAGCTTGCCGCGGACAAGACGGTGGACGGTGCCGTCCGGTCGGCCGCCAATGATGCCATCATGAACATCAAGCGGAGCTATACCCAGTTGGTGGTTGGCAAACCGATGGCCAGCTCAGTCGGTCAAGCCCCGGACTTCCTGTACTGGCTGATTTCTCAGTACGAGCAAAATCCGGACAATCTGCCGGTTGGCAGCATTCAGGCGCCGCCCGACGGGGCCCCGATCGACCCGGGTCAGGAGTGGCTGGAGCCGGACTGCGAATGGGTCCGTTAG
- a CDS encoding TM2 domain-containing protein — protein sequence MKKFFFMLALTVGSFTAFAAETPAEAYLANDQKIEQLFDQSTDVSLAAVDGMSLSQSAATVGMGDVSKVQAKEFVPALLLNLFLGGLGIHRLYLGTKTLTWVGYILTCGGIFGVVPLVDLIVLIINNENLAPYIDNPKFFMWANN from the coding sequence ATGAAAAAGTTTTTCTTCATGCTCGCCCTCACCGTAGGCAGCTTTACGGCTTTCGCCGCCGAAACCCCCGCCGAAGCGTATTTGGCAAACGATCAGAAAATTGAGCAGCTGTTCGACCAGAGCACTGACGTCAGCCTTGCTGCCGTTGACGGAATGTCACTGAGCCAGTCAGCCGCTACGGTTGGGATGGGTGATGTATCGAAAGTGCAGGCCAAAGAGTTTGTTCCGGCTCTGCTGCTGAACCTGTTCCTGGGGGGACTGGGTATCCACCGCCTGTACCTGGGCACCAAAACGCTGACCTGGGTTGGTTACATCCTGACCTGCGGCGGTATCTTCGGGGTCGTTCCCCTGGTTGACTTGATCGTCCTGATCATCAACAACGAAAATCTTGCGCCTTACATCGACAACCCGAAGTTCTTCATGTGGGCGAATAATTAA
- a CDS encoding AAA family ATPase: protein MQLTIPEFSLILLTGASSAGKTTFARRHFRPTEVISSDHCRALITDDEADQTVSADAFALLHYIVDKRLKHRKLTVVDATNLQLSGRQTLLSLAHYYNCPALAIVLKLPFSTLQERHRLRPDRSFGEHILENHFREVQRTLDSLPFEGFRRTYVLETEEAVNNTVLERAAAEKA from the coding sequence ATGCAACTGACCATCCCCGAATTTTCCCTGATTTTGCTCACCGGAGCCAGCAGTGCCGGCAAAACGACCTTCGCCCGGCGGCATTTTCGCCCGACGGAAGTGATTTCGTCGGACCATTGCCGCGCCCTCATTACCGACGATGAAGCCGACCAGACCGTTTCGGCGGACGCCTTTGCTCTGCTGCATTACATCGTCGATAAGCGGCTCAAACACCGGAAACTGACGGTGGTCGATGCGACGAATCTCCAGCTTTCGGGTCGGCAAACGCTGCTGAGCCTGGCCCATTATTACAACTGCCCGGCCCTCGCCATTGTCCTGAAACTGCCTTTTTCCACCCTTCAGGAACGGCACCGGCTGCGCCCCGACCGGTCGTTCGGCGAGCACATTCTGGAAAATCACTTCCGGGAAGTTCAGCGCACGCTCGACAGCCTGCCGTTTGAGGGGTTTCGACGCACGTACGTGCTGGAGACCGAAGAAGCGGTCAACAACACGGTGCTGGAGCGGGCGGCGGCGGAAAAGGCATAA
- a CDS encoding LolA family protein, giving the protein MRLVKGIFSTILFFSLSSFFSPSQTIERLAVQLTTRQVAQGKSVTIRGELFYQRSGDLVTHFTYPKEMVILANKFGETRIYDPKANAVMRVQNAMFGTQTTQLSYFLSGATADMGLSQIGFVQKKTSTAKGLLVTDWKPKTADKKALIQRVRVVYNGLNPIYMHYTDGGGKVIRKVYYSGYQNLGARPFPTATTEIMYDKGDSTVSKTTYTDFRLNQQANSPYFTYRIPANAQVQKL; this is encoded by the coding sequence ATGAGGCTTGTTAAAGGTATTTTCTCAACGATTCTGTTCTTCTCGCTCAGCAGCTTTTTTAGCCCTTCCCAGACCATTGAGCGACTCGCCGTCCAGCTGACCACCCGGCAGGTGGCGCAGGGCAAATCGGTGACCATCCGGGGCGAGCTGTTCTACCAGCGCAGCGGCGACCTCGTTACGCATTTCACCTACCCGAAGGAAATGGTCATTCTGGCCAACAAATTCGGGGAGACCCGCATCTACGACCCCAAAGCCAACGCGGTCATGCGGGTTCAGAACGCCATGTTCGGCACCCAGACGACCCAGCTTTCTTATTTTCTTTCGGGCGCTACGGCCGACATGGGCCTGAGCCAGATCGGCTTTGTTCAGAAAAAAACCAGCACCGCCAAAGGATTGCTGGTGACCGACTGGAAGCCCAAAACCGCCGACAAAAAAGCCCTCATTCAGCGGGTGCGGGTGGTGTACAACGGGCTGAACCCGATCTACATGCATTATACCGACGGCGGCGGCAAGGTGATCCGGAAGGTGTACTATTCCGGCTATCAAAACCTCGGCGCGCGGCCTTTTCCTACGGCGACCACCGAAATCATGTACGACAAGGGCGATTCGACCGTCTCGAAAACGACCTACACCGATTTTCGCCTGAATCAGCAGGCCAACAGCCCTTATTTCACCTACCGCATCCCGGCCAACGCCCAGGTTCAGAAACTATGA
- a CDS encoding OmpA/MotB family protein, which produces MKKLIMSMAVLSMLATSCVSKKKMTQAQARITELEAARDKAVADCEKLTADLRTQLGSKDTDLAAKNGQLADLQTQIDYLKRTNTNLLDRLSDLSVVSKSGAESIKKSLETLNEQSRQLTNLNQSIQRKDSLNLALVMNLKRSLQDINDQDVQVEVKKGVVYVSIADKLLFQTAKYEVNKAAETVLGKVAQVVNDHKELDILVQGHTDVYPIQTEYMKDNWDLSVLRATSVARLLQTKFKVAPERLTAAGRGEYEPKSDNTTPDGRRINRRTEIILTPKLDQFFNLLTTGQGR; this is translated from the coding sequence ATGAAAAAACTAATCATGTCAATGGCCGTGCTGTCAATGCTGGCCACCTCCTGCGTCAGCAAAAAGAAAATGACGCAGGCTCAAGCCCGTATTACGGAGCTGGAAGCTGCCCGCGACAAGGCGGTCGCTGATTGCGAAAAACTGACTGCAGACCTGCGCACCCAACTGGGCAGCAAGGACACGGATCTGGCTGCCAAAAACGGACAGCTCGCCGACCTGCAAACTCAGATCGATTACCTGAAGCGTACCAACACCAACCTGCTGGACCGCCTGTCGGATCTGTCGGTGGTGAGCAAGTCGGGCGCCGAAAGCATCAAGAAATCCCTGGAAACGCTCAACGAACAGAGCCGCCAGCTGACCAACCTGAACCAGTCCATCCAGCGCAAGGATTCGCTGAATCTGGCCCTGGTGATGAACCTGAAGCGCTCGCTGCAGGACATCAACGACCAGGACGTGCAGGTGGAAGTGAAGAAGGGCGTCGTGTACGTTTCGATTGCTGACAAACTGCTGTTCCAGACGGCTAAATACGAAGTCAACAAGGCCGCTGAAACCGTTCTGGGTAAAGTGGCCCAGGTTGTAAATGACCATAAAGAACTCGACATCCTGGTGCAGGGCCATACCGACGTATACCCCATCCAGACCGAGTACATGAAAGATAACTGGGATCTGTCGGTGCTGCGTGCTACGTCCGTCGCCCGTCTGCTGCAGACCAAATTCAAAGTGGCTCCGGAGCGCCTGACGGCTGCCGGTCGCGGTGAATACGAACCGAAAAGCGACAACACGACCCCGGATGGCCGTCGGATCAACCGCCGGACGGAGATCATCCTGACGCCGAAACTGGATCAGTTCTTCAACCTGCTGACGACCGGTCAGGGACGCTAA
- the yidD gene encoding membrane protein insertion efficiency factor YidD encodes MKTVGLLFFLLLSAFAVQAQSSDWQLVAGQPSGPPPTAYYDRPGNDADVLQSHRRSWIAQYNPVSLALKGAMLGYQRLVSQQLARSCPYDITCSNFSKQAIERFGVVKGVFLSADRIMRCNRIGLLDVHPLNIHPQRGTILDSPDLYR; translated from the coding sequence ATGAAAACGGTTGGTCTCCTTTTCTTCCTGCTCCTGAGCGCCTTCGCCGTTCAGGCCCAGAGCAGCGACTGGCAGCTCGTGGCCGGACAACCTTCCGGCCCTCCCCCAACGGCTTACTACGACCGGCCGGGCAACGACGCCGACGTGCTGCAAAGCCACCGCCGTAGCTGGATCGCCCAGTACAACCCGGTTTCGCTGGCGCTGAAAGGGGCTATGCTCGGGTATCAGCGACTGGTTTCCCAGCAGCTGGCCCGGAGCTGTCCGTACGACATCACCTGTTCCAATTTCAGCAAACAGGCCATTGAGCGCTTCGGCGTCGTGAAAGGCGTTTTCCTGAGTGCAGACCGGATCATGCGCTGCAACCGCATCGGGCTGCTCGATGTCCACCCGCTCAATATTCATCCCCAGCGCGGCACCATCCTCGACTCCCCCGACCTCTACCGATGA